In one window of Gossypium hirsutum isolate 1008001.06 chromosome A01, Gossypium_hirsutum_v2.1, whole genome shotgun sequence DNA:
- the LOC107957968 gene encoding thylakoid membrane protein TERC, chloroplastic isoform X1 yields MGLASAVHQGGGIRISLNFHLRVASVSPTVQLPRWTGFRFSNHRVSLVHSVSHKRRTICFPVARSKGMEQEDNLSREEERRASNSYADSQEKLQKSEAYASSVKTVAFWVCSAVAFGVGLGLKEGVGKASEFFAGYILEQSLSVDNLFVFVLIFKYFKVPPMYQNRVLSYGIAGAVFFRLSLILLGTATLQRFEAVNLLLAAVLLFSSFKLFSNDEDDTDLSDNFIVKTCQRFIPVTSNYDGNKFITKRDNIWQATPLLLTVAVIELSDIAFAADSIPAVFGVTRDPFIVFSSNIFAILGLRSLYTLIAEGMADLEYLQPSIAVVLGFIGCKMILDFFGLHISTEASLGLVATSLSAGVLLSLAKKAD; encoded by the exons ATGGGGTTAGCTTCGGCCGTTCACCAGGGCGGTGGCATTCGAATCTCTCTTAATTTCCATCTCAGAGTTGCCTCAGTGTCGCCTACGGTTCAATTGCCCAGATGGACCGGATTCCGCTTCTCAAACCATCGTGTCTCCCTTGTCCATTCAG TAAGTCATAAACGCCGCACGATATGTTTCCCAGTTGCTCGCTCCAAGGGAATGGAGCAGGAGGATAATTTGTCTAGAg AAGAGGAGAGGAGAGCTTCAAATTCTTATGCTGATTCCCAGGAGAAACTTCAGAAAAGTGAAGCTTATGCATCATCTGTTAAAACTGTTGCTTTTTGG GTGTGCTCTGCGGTTGCTTTTGGAGTTGGTCTGGGATTGAAGGAAGGAGTAGGCAAAGCATCAGAATTTTTTGCTGG GTACATCTTGGAGCAAAGTTTGTCTGTGGACAATTTGTTTGTCTTTGTTCTGATCTTCAAGTACTTCAAAGTGCCACCTATGTATCAG AATCGGGTTCTTTCATATGGTATTGCTGGTGCAGTCTTCTTTCGGTTGTCATTGATACTACTTGGAACAGCCACCCTCCAG AGGTTTGAAGCGGTCAACCTACTACTGGCTGCTGTACTATTATTCTCATCTTTCAAG CTATTTTCCAATGATGAGGATGACACTGATCTGTCTGACAACTTCATAGTGAAGACTTGCCAGAGATTTATCCCCGTCACAT CTAATTATGATGGCAATAAATTTATAACAAAACGGGACAACATTTGGCAA GCCACTCCTTTGCTTCTCACAGTAGCAGTTATTGAGCTCAGTGATATAGCATTTGCT gcTGATTCAATACCAGCTGTTTTTGGTGTTACACGGGATCCTTTCATAGTTTTTTCATCTAATATCTTCGCCATCTTAG GTTTAAGGTCACTTTACACACTCATTGCGGAGGGTATGGCAGATTTGGAATATCTACAG CCTTCCATTGCCGTTGTTCTAGGTTTTATTGGATGCAAAATGATCTTGGATTTCTTTG GACTTCATATATCTACGGAGGCATCACTTGGTTTGGTTGCAACTAGTCTTAGTGCCGGCGTACTGTTGAGTTTAGCAAAGAAAGCTGACTAG
- the LOC107957970 gene encoding glutathione S-transferase L3 — MANETLESLPPPLEANADQPPLFDGTTRLYTSYACPFAQRVWITRNYMGLQDEIKLVPLNLQNRPAWYKEKVYPVNKVPSLEHNGKITGESLDLIKYVDSNFEGPSLVPNDPDKKRTLEELFSYADKFMGMLYASFKGDPEKEAGAAFNYLEDALKKYDDGPFLLGRDFSLADIAYIPFVERFQIFLSEVFKYDIIAGRPKLATWIEELNKIDAYKQTKTVDPKQLVEYYKERFMAQ; from the exons ATGGCTAACGA AACATTAGAGTCTTTGCCTCCTCCATTGGAAGCTAATGCTGACCAACCTCCATTGTTTGATGGAACTACCAG GTTGTATACTTCTTATGCTTGCCCTTTTGCACAACGTGTGTGGATCACCAGGAATTATATG GGATTGCAAGATGAGATTAAACTTGTTCCTCTGAACCTTCAAAATAGACCTGCTTGGTACAAGGAAAAAGTTTACCCTGTAAACAAG GTGCCATCCTTGGAACATAATGGCAAAATCACTGGGGAGAGTCTTGATCTGATTAAATATGTTGATAGCAACTTTGAAGGACCTTCTCTTGTACCAAAT GATCCTGACAAGAAAAGGACCTTAGAGGAGTTGTTTTCATATGCTGACAAATTTATGGGAATGCTTTATGCTTCATTTAAAGGAGACCCAGAAAAAGAAGCTG GTGCTGCTTTCAATTACTTGGAGGATGCTCTTAAAAAGTATGATGATGGTCCATTTCTCCTAGGCCGGGACTTTAGTCTG GCGGACATTGCCTACATTCCTTTTGTTGAAAGATTCCAGATCTTCTTATCGGAGGTTTTTAAGTACGACATCATCGCCGGCAGGCCTAAACTCGCTACATGGATTGAG GAGCTGAACAAGATCGACGCCTATAAACAGACGAAGACAGTTGATCCAAAACAGTTAGTGGAATACTATAAGGAGCGTTTCATG GCTCAGTAG
- the LOC107957971 gene encoding glutathione S-transferase L3 — MATETLESLPPTLEANAEQPPLFDGTTRLYTSYTCPFAQRVWITRNYKGLQDEIKLVPLNLQNRPAWYKEKVYPVNKVPSLEHNGKIIGESLDLIKYVDSSFEGPSLVPNDPDKKRTLEELFSYADNFIGMLFASFKGDPEKEAGAAFNYLEDALKKYDDGPFLLGRDFSLADIAYIPFVERFQIFLSEVFKYDIIAGRPKLAAWIEELNKIDAYKQTKTVDPKQLVEYYKERFMAQ, encoded by the exons ATGGCTACCGA AACATTAGAGTCTTTGCCTCCTACATTGGAAGCTAATGCTGAGCAACCTCCATTGTTTGATGGAACTACCAG GTTGTATACTTCTTATACTTGCCCTTTTGCACAACGTGTGTGGATCACCAGGAATTATAAG GGATTGCAAGATGAGATTAAACTTGTTCCTTTGAACCTTCAAAATAGACCTGCTTGGTACAAGGAAAAAGTTTACCCTGTAAACAAG GTGCCATCCTTGGAACATAATGGCAAAATCATTGGGGAGAGTCTTGATCTGATTAAATATGTTGATAGCAGCTTTGAAGGACCTTCTCTTGTACCTAAT GATCCTGACAAGAAAAGGACCTTAGAGGAGTTGTTTTCATATGCTGACAATTTTATTGGAATGCTTTTTGCTTCATTTAAAGGAGACCCAGAAAAAGAAGCTG GTGCTGCTTTCAATTACTTGGAGGATGCTCTTAAAAAGTATGATGATGGTCCATTTCTCCTAGGCCGGGACTTTAGTCTG GCGGACATTGCCTACATTCCTTTTGTTGAAAGATTCCAGATCTTCTTATCGGAGGTTTTTAAGTACGACATCATCGCCGGCAGGCCTAAACTCGCTGCATGGATTGAG GAGCTGAACAAGATCGACGCCTATAAACAGACGAAGACAGTTGATCCAAAACAGTTAGTGGAATACTATAAGGAGCGTTTCATG GCTCAGTAG
- the LOC107957968 gene encoding thylakoid membrane protein TERC, chloroplastic isoform X2, translated as MGLASAVHQGGGIRISLNFHLRVASVSPTVQLPRWTGFRFSNHRVSLVHSVSHKRRTICFPVARSKGMEQEDNLSREEERRASNSYADSQEKLQKSEAYASSVKTVAFWVCSAVAFGVGLGLKEGVGKASEFFAGYILEQSLSVDNLFVFVLIFKYFKVPPMYQNRVLSYGIAGAVFFRLSLILLGTATLQRFEAVNLLLAAVLLFSSFKLFSNDEDDTDLSDNFIVKTCQRFIPVTSNYDGNKFITKRDNIWQATPLLLTVAVIELSDIAFAADSIPAVFGVTRDPFIVFSSNIFAILGLRSLYTLIAEGMADLEYLQDFIYLRRHHLVWLQLVLVPAYC; from the exons ATGGGGTTAGCTTCGGCCGTTCACCAGGGCGGTGGCATTCGAATCTCTCTTAATTTCCATCTCAGAGTTGCCTCAGTGTCGCCTACGGTTCAATTGCCCAGATGGACCGGATTCCGCTTCTCAAACCATCGTGTCTCCCTTGTCCATTCAG TAAGTCATAAACGCCGCACGATATGTTTCCCAGTTGCTCGCTCCAAGGGAATGGAGCAGGAGGATAATTTGTCTAGAg AAGAGGAGAGGAGAGCTTCAAATTCTTATGCTGATTCCCAGGAGAAACTTCAGAAAAGTGAAGCTTATGCATCATCTGTTAAAACTGTTGCTTTTTGG GTGTGCTCTGCGGTTGCTTTTGGAGTTGGTCTGGGATTGAAGGAAGGAGTAGGCAAAGCATCAGAATTTTTTGCTGG GTACATCTTGGAGCAAAGTTTGTCTGTGGACAATTTGTTTGTCTTTGTTCTGATCTTCAAGTACTTCAAAGTGCCACCTATGTATCAG AATCGGGTTCTTTCATATGGTATTGCTGGTGCAGTCTTCTTTCGGTTGTCATTGATACTACTTGGAACAGCCACCCTCCAG AGGTTTGAAGCGGTCAACCTACTACTGGCTGCTGTACTATTATTCTCATCTTTCAAG CTATTTTCCAATGATGAGGATGACACTGATCTGTCTGACAACTTCATAGTGAAGACTTGCCAGAGATTTATCCCCGTCACAT CTAATTATGATGGCAATAAATTTATAACAAAACGGGACAACATTTGGCAA GCCACTCCTTTGCTTCTCACAGTAGCAGTTATTGAGCTCAGTGATATAGCATTTGCT gcTGATTCAATACCAGCTGTTTTTGGTGTTACACGGGATCCTTTCATAGTTTTTTCATCTAATATCTTCGCCATCTTAG GTTTAAGGTCACTTTACACACTCATTGCGGAGGGTATGGCAGATTTGGAATATCTACAG GACTTCATATATCTACGGAGGCATCACTTGGTTTGGTTGCAACTAGTCTTAGTGCCGGCGTACTGTTGA
- the LOC107957965 gene encoding GTPase-activating protein GYP2 isoform X2, giving the protein MLLSLLSRRSLEADSRDAYGFAVRPQNIQTYREYLDIYKQEEEERIEKWKIFLKRNAEAIDPCLSEEEDGETLRLQEENKETLPAEAHEVNEDASIEASEETASKKQYEVTLQTEATQLNKDAASEECKVTLQGEVTEVKDEVDSSEKNKDTSETEATELKEEADTAGLSESDTGRPNSHSMVNAREKEMKLTEETKTRKVNRWAKTRPALRAIENLMSLRFKRKNMKNRNMNASECHLPSGKKARSSERESEVEFEEKVCVNEISATEGSNANNEAYDESFFPWKEELQSLVHGGVPKDLRGEVWQAFVGVKARRVKRYYNDLLAQENNDDDDQHSNSPGVFRKWRKQIEKDLPRTFPGHPALNDRGRDTLRRLLLAYARHNPSVGYCQAMNFFAGLLLLLMPEENAFWTLVGIIDDYFDGYYTEEMIESQVDQLVFEELMRERFPKLVNHLDYLGVQVAWISTPWFISIFVNMLPWESVLRIWDVILFEGNRVMLFRTALALMELHVPALVTTKDAGDVITMLQSLAGSTFDSSQLVLTACMGFLAVTEGKLQKLREKHRPTVLMIVKERAQGAQVSKNSKGIATKLYSFKQNRGQEEINPAEDDGNVCKLEPRSSDLDKLLCSLNADLEVGSLPSLRDQVDRMKVELCRLLEEKRAAILRADELEIALMELTKEDNRQELNEKIEQLEQEVADQHQALAFKREQEAAMLKVLEQLEREQRIVEEARKKAEKEAAALREANAELQEKYEKALASNAEMQKKVVMAESMLEATLQYESGQAKPQTSQTQRANSGRKGGGILSFGLGLRDKIKGIHNVEEPTDGKSNQSATEEETNTEDGEKSSS; this is encoded by the exons ATGTTATTGTCCTTATTGAGCAGGCGCTCATTGGAGGCTGATTCCAG GGACGCCTATGGATTTGCTGTGAGACCTCAGAATATACAAACATATAGAGAGTACCTTGATATCTACAAG CAAGAGGAAGAGGAAAGAATAGAGAAATGGAAGATCTTCCTCAAACGTAATGCAGAAGCTATTGATCCATGCCTTTCCGAGGAGGAAGATGGTGAAACGTTGCGTCTTcaggaagaaaataaagagaccTTACCTGCAGAAGCTCATGAGGTAAATGAAGATGCTTCTATTGAGGCAAGTGAAGAGACTGCATCTAAGAAGCAATACGAGGTGACCTTGCAGACTGAAGCTACTCAATTGAATAAAGATGCTGCTTCTGAGGAATGTAAGGTGACATTACAAGGTGAAGTGACTGAAGTGAAAGACGAGGTTGATTCTTCggaaaaaaataaagatacaTCAGAGACTGAAGCCACTGAGTTAAAAGAGGAGGCTGATACTGCCGGTTTATCAGAAAGTGACACAGGAAGGCCAAATTCTCATTCAATGGTAAATGCAAGAGAAAAGGAGATGAAACTTACAGAAGAAACAAAGACTCGTAAGGTCAACAGATGGGCTAAGACCAGACCAGCTCTTCGTGCCATTGAGAATTTGATGAGTTTAAGGTTTAAGAGGAAGAATATGAAAAATAGGAATATGAATGCAAGTGAATGCCATCTTCCATCAGGAAAAAAGGCAAGATCTTCAGAAAGAGAGTCTGAGGTTGAGTTTGAAGAAAAGGTATGTGTGAATGAGATCTCAGCTACCGAAGGAAGTAATGCAAACAACGAGGCTTATGATGAATCTTTTTTTCCTTGGAAAGAGGAGCTGCAGAGCCTTGTTCATGGAGGAGTGCCAAAGGATCTAAGAGGGGAG GTATGGCAAGCTTTTGTAGGTGTTAAGGCACGGCGAGTGAAGAGATATTACAATGATTTGCTGGCTCAAGAAaacaatgatgatgatgatcagCATAGTAACTCACCTGGTGTGTTTAGAAAATGGAGAAAGCAGATTGAGAAG GATTTACCCCGGACTTTTCCAGGTCATCCAGCTCTGAATGATCGAGGTAGGGATACCTTGAGGCGTTTACTTTTAGCATATGCTCGACATAATCCTTCTGTTGGATATTGCCAG GCAATGAATTTCTTTGCTGGATTATTGCTTCTTCTTATGCCAGAGGAAAATGCCTTTTG GACCTTGGTGGGAATTATTGATGACTACTTTGATGGGTATTACACAGAGGAAATGATAGAATCCcag GTTGATCAACTAGTATTTGAAGAGTTGATGCGTGAAAGATTTCCCAAATTGG TCAATCATCTAGATTACTTGGGAGTGCAGGTGGCATGGATTTCTACACCGTGGTTTATCTCCATTTTTGTTAATATGCTTCCTTGGGAAAGCG TTCTTCGCATTTGGGATGTGATTCTATTTGAAGGAAATCGCGTTATGCTGTTTCGAACGGCCCTTGCTTTAATGGAGCTACATG TTCCTGCCTTAGTTACAACTAAGGATGCTGGGGATGTCATCACTATGCTGCAATCCCTTGCTGGCTCAACATTTGACAGCAGCCAACTTGTTTTGACTGCCTGCATGGGGTTTCTAGCTGTTACTGAAGGCAAATTACAGAAGTTGAGAGAAAAGCATAGGCCAACTGTGCTAATGATTGTCAAGGAAAGAGCACAAGGAGCTCAAgtttccaaaaattcaaaaggAATTGCTACTAAGCTGTATAGTTTTAAGCAAAATCGTGGACAAGAGGAAATAAATCCTGCTGAAGATGACGGAAACGTTTGTAAGTTGGAGCCCCGTTCCTCTGATCTGGATAAACTGCTCTGTAGCCTAAATGCAGATTTAGAAGTTGGTTCCCTCCCATCTCTTCGGGATCAG GTTGATAGGATGAAGGTTGAGTTGTGTAGGTTGCTCGAGGAAAAAAGAGCTGCTATACTCCG AGCTGATGAGCTTGAGATAGCACTTATGGAGTTGACCAAAGAAGATAATCGACAAGAACTGAATGAAAAG ATTGAACAGTTAGAGCAAGAGGTGGCTGATCAACACCAAGCTCTTGCTTTTAAGAGAGAGCAAGAAGCTGCAATGCTTAAG GTTTTAGAGCAGCTGGAGCGGGAGCAAAGGATTGTCGAAGAAGCTCGCAAAAAAGCAGAGAAAGAAGCAGCTGCCTTGAGAGAAGCAAATGCTGAGCTTCAG GAAAAGTACGAGAAGGCTTTGGCTTCTAATGCTGAAATGCAGAAGAAGGTGGTTATGGCAGAATCAATGTTGGAGGCTACCTTGCAATATGAATCTGGCCAAGCTAAACCACAAACTTCACA GACTCAACGAGCCAATTCTGGACGAAAGGGAGGAGGGATATTGTCATTTGGACTTGGCTTGCGGGACAAAATCAAG GGAATACATAATGTTGAGGAGCCTACAGATGGTAAATCCAACCAAAGTGCAACGGAGGAAGAAACTAACACCGAAGACGGAGAGAAGAGCTCTAGTTAG
- the LOC107957967 gene encoding probable serine/threonine-protein kinase PBL7, whose protein sequence is MGWLPCSGKSNTKANKSKKKKKMEEMALDRLKPTSEKSKTDSSSSGETSNRGGSEHIAAQTFPFRELAMATKNFSSECLLGEGGFGRVYKGRLESRNQIVAIKQLDRNGLQGNREFLVEVLMLSLLHHPNLVNLTGYCADGDQRLLVYEYMPLGSLEDHLHDISPSKKRLDWSTRMKIAAGAAKGLEYLHDKASPPVIYRDLKCSNILLGEGYFPKLSDFGLAKLGPVGDNTHVSTRVMGTYGYCAPEYAMTGQLTVKSDVYSFGVVLLEIITGRKAIDNSKAAGEQNLVAWARPLFKDRKMFSQMADPMLQGQYPPRGLFQALAVAAMCVQEQPNMRPLIADVVTALTYLASQKFKPDTQPIQGSRLMPGTPPRTKRDRDKKLNGGNSSERDRTRRLS, encoded by the exons aTGGGGTGGCTTCCTTGTTCTGGGAAATCAAATACTAAAGCTAATAaatccaagaaaaagaaaaaaatggaagagATGGCACTTGATCGGCTCAAACCCACTTCAG AAAAATCGAAAACAGATTCATCGTCAAGTGGGGAGACGTCAAACAGAGGAGGAAGTGAACATATTGCTGCACAGACTTTTCCGTTTCGTGAATTGGCAATGGCAACTAAGAATTTTAGTTCAGAGTGCCTTTTGGGAGAAGGAGGTTTTGGTCGAGTGTACAAAGGGCGTTTGGAGAGCAGAAATCAG ATTGTTGCTATAAAGCAACTTGATAGAAATGGGTTGCAAGGAAACAGGGAATTCCTTGTTGAGGTTCTAATGCTAAGCCTTCTTCATCATCCAAACCTTGTTAATCTCACTGGATACTGTGCTGATGGAGATCAAAGGCTTCTGGTTTACGAATATATGCCTTTAGGTTCTCTTGAAGACCATTTACATG ACATTTCACCTAGTAAGAAAAGACTTGATTGGAGTACAAGAATGAAAATAGCTGCTGGGGCTGCAAAGGGATTGGAGTATTTGCATGATAAAGCAAGTCCCCCAGTTATATACAGAGATTTGAAATGCTCCAACATTTTACTTGGAGAAGGGTATTTTCCCAAGCTATCTGATTTTGGCTTGGCCAAGCTTGGACCTGTTGGAGATAACACCCATGTATCTACAAGGGTTATGGGAACTTATGGATATTGTGCCCCGGAGTATGCAATGACTGGTCAGTTAACTGTGAAATCCGATGTTTATAGCTTTGGAGTTGTTCTTCTAGAAATCATAACCGGGAGGAAAGCCATTGATAATTCTAAAGCTGCTGGGGAACAGAATCTAGTTGCATGG GCAAGGCCATTATTCAAAGACAGAAAAATGTTCTCTCAAATGGCTGATCCAATGCTTCAAGGTCAATATCCTCCAAGGGGTTTATTCCAAGCACTTGCAGTGGCAGCAATGTGTGTTCAAGAGCAACCAAATATGAGACCTCTCATTGCTGATGTAGTCACAGCTTTGACTTACCTTGCTTCTCAAAAATTCAAACCAGATACACAGCCAATACAAGGTTCTCGCTTGATGCCTGGTACTCCACCTCGGACAAAGAGAGACAGAGATAAGAAGCTTAATGGTGGCAACAGTTCCGAAAGGGATCGGACAAGGAGGTTAAGTTGA
- the LOC107957969 gene encoding uncharacterized protein: MSMNSRIFFRFLVWWIFFSFFSGLISSAVVRLDSIEIYNTHDWITKPTVYFVCKGENMTVLPDVTKANTVYTFKGEESWQPLTELKSKKCKRCGFYEEDTFKSDDVFDEWEFCASDFKANGKYILFKEKELNVTFTCEECASLPAGTFNTDTNNDNKGNKLRVGIIVLIVLVALTVTIFGLMMAYKYWQKRKRQQDQARFLKLFEEGDDLEDELELGN, encoded by the exons ATGTCGATGAATTCGAGGATTTTCTTCCGTTTTCTTGTTTGGTGGATCTTCTTCAGCTTCTTTTCAG gaTTGATTTCATCGGCAGTAGTTAGATTGGATTCAATTGAAATATACAACACGCACGACTGGATAACAAAACCGACGGTTTATTTCGTCTGCAAAGGAGAGAACATGACGGTTTTGCCAGATGTCACCAAAGCAAATACTGTCTATACTTTCAAGGGTGAAGAATCTTGGCAG CCTCTTACAGAACTCAAAAGCAAGAAATGCAAGCGGTGTGGATTCTACGAGGAGGACACATTTAAATCAGATGATGTATTTGATGAATGGGAGTTCTGTGCTTCAGACTTCAAAGCTAATGGGAAATATATATTGTTTAAAGAAAAGGAACTTAATGTCACATTCACCTGTGAAGAATGCGCATCTCTTCCAGCTG GTACTTTCAATACAGATACCAATAATGATAATAAGGGGAATAAATTGCGTGTTGGTATAATTGTACTGATTGTTCTAGTGGCTTTAACTGTAACAATATTTGGACTGATGATGGCTTATAAATACTGGCAAAAGAGGAAGAGGCAACAAGATCAGGCTCGGTTCTTAAAACTGTTCGAAGAAGGGGATGACCTCGAGGATGAACTAGAGCTTGGTAATTGA
- the LOC107957965 gene encoding GTPase-activating protein GYP2 isoform X1, protein MLLSLLSRRSLEADSRDAYGFAVRPQNIQTYREYLDIYKQEEEERIEKWKIFLKRNAEAIDPCLSEEEDGETLRLQEENKETLPAEAHEVNEDASIEASEETASKKQYEVTLQTEATQLNKDAASEECKVTLQGEVTEVKDEVDSSEKNKDTSETEATELKEEADTAGLSESDTGRPNSHSMVNAREKEMKLTEETKTRKVNRWAKTRPALRAIENLMSLRFKRKNMKNRNMNASECHLPSGKKARSSERESEVEFEEKVCVNEISATEGSNANNEAYDESFFPWKEELQSLVHGGVPKDLRGEVWQAFVGVKARRVKRYYNDLLAQENNDDDDQHSNSPGVFRKWRKQIEKDLPRTFPGHPALNDRGRDTLRRLLLAYARHNPSVGYCQAMNFFAGLLLLLMPEENAFWTLVGIIDDYFDGYYTEEMIESQVDQLVFEELMRERFPKLVNHLDYLGVQVAWISTPWFISIFVNMLPWESVLRIWDVILFEGNRVMLFRTALALMELHVPALVTTKDAGDVITMLQSLAGSTFDSSQLVLTACMGFLAVTEGKLQKLREKHRPTVLMIVKERAQGAQVSKNSKGIATKLYSFKQNRGQEEINPAEDDGNVCKLEPRSSDLDKLLCSLNADLEVGSLPSLRDQVDRMKVELCRLLEEKRAAILRADELEIALMELTKEDNRQELNEKIEQLEQEVADQHQALAFKREQEAAMLKVLEQLEREQRIVEEARKKAEKEAAALREANAELQIYLQEKYEKALASNAEMQKKVVMAESMLEATLQYESGQAKPQTSQTQRANSGRKGGGILSFGLGLRDKIKGIHNVEEPTDGKSNQSATEEETNTEDGEKSSS, encoded by the exons ATGTTATTGTCCTTATTGAGCAGGCGCTCATTGGAGGCTGATTCCAG GGACGCCTATGGATTTGCTGTGAGACCTCAGAATATACAAACATATAGAGAGTACCTTGATATCTACAAG CAAGAGGAAGAGGAAAGAATAGAGAAATGGAAGATCTTCCTCAAACGTAATGCAGAAGCTATTGATCCATGCCTTTCCGAGGAGGAAGATGGTGAAACGTTGCGTCTTcaggaagaaaataaagagaccTTACCTGCAGAAGCTCATGAGGTAAATGAAGATGCTTCTATTGAGGCAAGTGAAGAGACTGCATCTAAGAAGCAATACGAGGTGACCTTGCAGACTGAAGCTACTCAATTGAATAAAGATGCTGCTTCTGAGGAATGTAAGGTGACATTACAAGGTGAAGTGACTGAAGTGAAAGACGAGGTTGATTCTTCggaaaaaaataaagatacaTCAGAGACTGAAGCCACTGAGTTAAAAGAGGAGGCTGATACTGCCGGTTTATCAGAAAGTGACACAGGAAGGCCAAATTCTCATTCAATGGTAAATGCAAGAGAAAAGGAGATGAAACTTACAGAAGAAACAAAGACTCGTAAGGTCAACAGATGGGCTAAGACCAGACCAGCTCTTCGTGCCATTGAGAATTTGATGAGTTTAAGGTTTAAGAGGAAGAATATGAAAAATAGGAATATGAATGCAAGTGAATGCCATCTTCCATCAGGAAAAAAGGCAAGATCTTCAGAAAGAGAGTCTGAGGTTGAGTTTGAAGAAAAGGTATGTGTGAATGAGATCTCAGCTACCGAAGGAAGTAATGCAAACAACGAGGCTTATGATGAATCTTTTTTTCCTTGGAAAGAGGAGCTGCAGAGCCTTGTTCATGGAGGAGTGCCAAAGGATCTAAGAGGGGAG GTATGGCAAGCTTTTGTAGGTGTTAAGGCACGGCGAGTGAAGAGATATTACAATGATTTGCTGGCTCAAGAAaacaatgatgatgatgatcagCATAGTAACTCACCTGGTGTGTTTAGAAAATGGAGAAAGCAGATTGAGAAG GATTTACCCCGGACTTTTCCAGGTCATCCAGCTCTGAATGATCGAGGTAGGGATACCTTGAGGCGTTTACTTTTAGCATATGCTCGACATAATCCTTCTGTTGGATATTGCCAG GCAATGAATTTCTTTGCTGGATTATTGCTTCTTCTTATGCCAGAGGAAAATGCCTTTTG GACCTTGGTGGGAATTATTGATGACTACTTTGATGGGTATTACACAGAGGAAATGATAGAATCCcag GTTGATCAACTAGTATTTGAAGAGTTGATGCGTGAAAGATTTCCCAAATTGG TCAATCATCTAGATTACTTGGGAGTGCAGGTGGCATGGATTTCTACACCGTGGTTTATCTCCATTTTTGTTAATATGCTTCCTTGGGAAAGCG TTCTTCGCATTTGGGATGTGATTCTATTTGAAGGAAATCGCGTTATGCTGTTTCGAACGGCCCTTGCTTTAATGGAGCTACATG TTCCTGCCTTAGTTACAACTAAGGATGCTGGGGATGTCATCACTATGCTGCAATCCCTTGCTGGCTCAACATTTGACAGCAGCCAACTTGTTTTGACTGCCTGCATGGGGTTTCTAGCTGTTACTGAAGGCAAATTACAGAAGTTGAGAGAAAAGCATAGGCCAACTGTGCTAATGATTGTCAAGGAAAGAGCACAAGGAGCTCAAgtttccaaaaattcaaaaggAATTGCTACTAAGCTGTATAGTTTTAAGCAAAATCGTGGACAAGAGGAAATAAATCCTGCTGAAGATGACGGAAACGTTTGTAAGTTGGAGCCCCGTTCCTCTGATCTGGATAAACTGCTCTGTAGCCTAAATGCAGATTTAGAAGTTGGTTCCCTCCCATCTCTTCGGGATCAG GTTGATAGGATGAAGGTTGAGTTGTGTAGGTTGCTCGAGGAAAAAAGAGCTGCTATACTCCG AGCTGATGAGCTTGAGATAGCACTTATGGAGTTGACCAAAGAAGATAATCGACAAGAACTGAATGAAAAG ATTGAACAGTTAGAGCAAGAGGTGGCTGATCAACACCAAGCTCTTGCTTTTAAGAGAGAGCAAGAAGCTGCAATGCTTAAG GTTTTAGAGCAGCTGGAGCGGGAGCAAAGGATTGTCGAAGAAGCTCGCAAAAAAGCAGAGAAAGAAGCAGCTGCCTTGAGAGAAGCAAATGCTGAGCTTCAG atttatttgcAGGAAAAGTACGAGAAGGCTTTGGCTTCTAATGCTGAAATGCAGAAGAAGGTGGTTATGGCAGAATCAATGTTGGAGGCTACCTTGCAATATGAATCTGGCCAAGCTAAACCACAAACTTCACA GACTCAACGAGCCAATTCTGGACGAAAGGGAGGAGGGATATTGTCATTTGGACTTGGCTTGCGGGACAAAATCAAG GGAATACATAATGTTGAGGAGCCTACAGATGGTAAATCCAACCAAAGTGCAACGGAGGAAGAAACTAACACCGAAGACGGAGAGAAGAGCTCTAGTTAG